The following proteins come from a genomic window of Ochotona princeps isolate mOchPri1 chromosome 14, mOchPri1.hap1, whole genome shotgun sequence:
- the ZBTB34 gene encoding zinc finger and BTB domain-containing protein 34, with amino-acid sequence MDSSSFIQFDVPEYSSTVLSQLNELRLQGKLCDIIVHIQGQPFRAHKAVLAASSPYFRDHSALSTMSGLSISVIKNPNVFEQLLSFCYTGRMSLQLKDVVSFLTAASFLQMQCVIDKCTQILESIHSKISVGDVDSVTVGAEENPESRNGVKDASFFASPVEISPPYCPQARQPAAELRMETTPSKSLRSRLQEEGHSDRGSSGSVSEYEIQIEGDPEQGDLLVRETQIAEVKVKMEKSDRPSCSDSSSLGDDGYHTEMVDGEQVVAVNVGSYGSVLQHAYSYSHSQAASQPASVPEAFGGLSNSSPSRSMLSCFRGGRPRQKRALSVHLHSDLQGVVQGSDSEAMLSNPGYESSPRERSARGHWYPYNERLICIYCGKSFNQKGSLDRHMRLHMGITPFVCKFCGKKYTRKDQLEYHIRGHTDDKPFRCEICGKCFPFQGTLNQHLRKNHPGVAEVRSRLESPERTDVYLEQKLENDASASEMALESRMAIHTVSEAPE; translated from the coding sequence ATGGACAGCAGCAGTTTCATTCAGTTTGACGTGCCTGAGTACAGCAGCACTGTTCTGAGCCAGCTCAACGAGCTCCGCCTCCAAGGGAAGCTATGTGACATCATAGTCCACATCCAGGGTCAGCCCTTCCGCGCCCACAAGGCGGTCCTCGCCGCCAGCTCCCCCTACTTTCGGGACCATTCAGCACTGAGTACCATGAGTGGCTTGTCGATATCCGTCATTAAAAACCCCAACGTCTTTGAGCAGTTGCTTTCCTTCTGTTACACTGGAAGAATGTCCCTGCAGCTGAAGGACGTTGTCAGCTTTCTGACAGCCGCCAGCTTTCTCCAGATGCAGTGTGTCATCGACAAGTGCACGCAGATCCTAGAGAGCATTCATTCCAAGATCAGCGTGGGTGATGTCGACTCAGTTACGGTTGGGGCTGAGGAGAATCCTGAGAGCAGGAACGGAGTGAAAGATGCCAGCTTCTTTGCCAGCCCAGTGGAGATCTCCCCTCCCTACTGCCCCCAAGCCCGGCAGCCCGCCGCTGAACTCCGGATGGAGACAACGCCCAGCAAATCCTTGCGCAGCCGCCTGCAGGAGGAGGGCCACTCAGACCGCGGGAGCAGCGGGAGTGTGTCTGAGTATGAGATTCAGATAGAGGGGGATCCCGAACAAGGGGACCTGCtggtgagggagacccagatcgcCGAGGTAAAGGTGAAGATGGAAAAGTCTGACCGGCCCAGCTGTTCCGACAGCTCCTCCCTGGGCGATGACGGGTACCACACCGAGATGGTTGATGGGGAACAAGTTGTGGCCGTGAACGTGGGCTCCTATGGCTCTGTGCTCCAGCATGCCTATTCCTACTCCCATTCCCAGGCGGCCTCCCAGCCAGCCAGTGTCCCTGAAGCTTTTGGGGGCTTGAGTAATTCCAGCCCATCCAGGTCCATGCTGAGCTGTTTCCGGGGAGGGCGTCCACGCCAGAAGCGTGCTTTGTCCGTGCACCTGCACAGTGACCTGCAGGGAGTGGTGCAGGGCTCTGACAGCGAAGCCATGCTGAGCAACCCCGGGTACGAGAGCAGTCCCCGGGAGAGGAGTGCCAGGGGTCACTGGTACCCGTACAACGAGAGGCTGATCTGCATTTACTGTGGGAAGTCCTTCAACCAGAAAGGAAGCCTTGACAGGCACATGCGCCTCCACATGGGCATCACCCCCTTTGTGTGCAAGTTCTGCGGGAAGAAATACACCCGGAAGGACCAGCTGGAGTACCACATCCGGGGCCACACTGACGACAAACCCTTCCGCTGTGAGATCTGTGGGAAGTGCTTTCCATTCCAAGGTACCCTCAACCAGCACCTGCGCAAGAACCACCCGGGCGTTGCCGAAGTCCGGAGTCGCCTGGAGTCCCCCGAGAGAACAGACGTGTACCTGGAGCAGAAACTCGAGAACGATGCATCGGCCTCTGAGATGGCCCTCGAGTCCCGGATGGCAATTCACACAGTGTCTGAGGCCCCCGAGTGA